The Alistipes megaguti sequence CGTGGAAGGCCTGTTTCTGGATGATATTCCGGGCGATATCGGGTTTGAGTTGGGCTCGAACGGAGAGTTCGTCGAGGGATGCGTCGAAAATGTTCCGTGCATTGCCGAAAATTTCGAGCAGATGGACGGCACCTTTCACCCCGATTCCGCGGGTCATCTGGAGGGCGATATCCTCGATGGTCATGCTAAGAGCTGAAATCCGGGACTAAAGGTAACTATTTTTAGGAGAAAAACGATGAAATTCGGGGAAAATGGATGAAAGTTGCGAGGAAGTTTTGGAGGGAACGGAAAAGTTTGTATATTTGCACTCTCGAAGCACCGAAACGGTCTCAGAAGTGGGGCTGGGAAAAGAAGGGGGGAGTTGGATTAGTTAGGAGGTGCGACATGGTCTGATGGCCGAGTGGCTAGGCAAAGGTCTGCAAAACCTTATACAGCGGTTCGAGTCCGCTTCAGACCTCACAAAAACCGTGTTGTAGATGTCTGCAACGCGGTTTTCATTTTGTTTTGTCATACATTTGTCATACAACAATTAGATTAAGAAAGGAGGATGATTAATCATCCTCCTTTCTTGACGTTTTTTATCCTTGGGGTGGATAAGGATTGTTCCCATAGCTATCGCGATCTCGTATTTGGCCATTGGGTCGGTGAATAAGTAATTCAGACCTTCGGCTGCGAGCGATTTCGCGGGCTATCTCAATTGCCTCTTGTCGAGTACGAGTAATTACAGTCTCTCGTTGATTTCTTTCTTCTCTGACGACCAATGGACTGTCATGGGGAACAATATGTTAGTTTTCCCCATTTTAGGCAACGTTCCAAAGCTCGACAATCTGTTCGCTGGCAATTCGGAGATCTTCCATGTTCGATTGGAGGTCCCTGGATGTCGGAATAATGTTTTCATTCGAACTATTATAGTATAGATAAAAATTATTCACTACGACTCTAAAGTCGGCAGCAATGCTTTTTTAATAAGATTTAATGCGCCAACAAAGATGCAATACGTCGATAATTCCGAATTCGTCAACTTCCGAAGTGATTCTAGTTGTAATAATCGATGTAATCGGAAGCTCCTAGTTCTCGGGATGCGTTGCGTGTAGATCGACCATTGGGGATAGTCGCAGTCGACGACCAGCACTTTGCATTTGCAGACGTAGTGCAGATAGCTGGCGAGAAGCGTCGTAAGAGCCGGCTTGCCTACACCTCCCTTCTGATTGCAGATGATGGAGATGTTCCAAGAATCGGATGTTTGTTGATCGGAAGTCTACTTGTTTTTAGTTGGTTTGCAGTATCAAATCTAACCCCTCTCCCCCCTGATGTCAATATCTGGATATTAAATATTTAGGAATTGTCGGTTGAGTGAACAGCGTTAACCAAATTAAACGGTAGGCTTATGTGGAAGTAATCTCAAAAAGAGGGTTGAAGGGTACGGTCGGAAACAGACTCCGATTGTCCTTGTTTCTTATGCTCGGCATCGAATTCTCGCCATACTGTTTCCGAAACGGAACTCAATTCCGGATTCGAACGACGTAAGGATATCATCTGAAAAAATGAACAGGCTGTATGAGTGAGTCAAATACCGGGTGTTTTGTGCAATTGGGTTCAGTAAGGAGAAAAGAATCTCCAAGCATCCCTTTGCCTCTTCTCGAAAAGATTTGTCTATTCTGAGCCCAATTTTATTACATTAGAAAAGCTATTATTGTACGGATGCGTAATCTTTTGAACTATTTACAAGAAAAAATGAAAAAAATACGGTGTCGGTGCAACCGGATAAGACATCTGTAATGAACTGAATTACAACAGAAAACAAACTTCTTACGGCTCGTTTTCACTATTTTCGGGCCGTTGTCGGCTCTGATTGAGCCTCTCGGGATATGGTTTTTATGATTTTTTATATTATATTTGTAATAGCAATCACACTCTTGGTTAGACAACATAAAGACACACCGAATCAAATGTAACCCGGAATGAGTTCTTTCTCTTCCGGGAAATCGGATTAAAAATGGTCGTATCTTTCTGGCGGGGTGCATGCCTCCCGACCATACTCCCTCACTGACGGGAGAGGCCCTTGTTATATCAACGCAAAACGTTGCCGGATATTGTGGTTGCCTGACGAATAAAAAAGGTTGTGCCAATATAAGTCAATGTTTAATGTAAAAGATCTCATTCGAATGAAAACAGGAAAATTTTACTCTCGATGGCAGATCGTCGCCGTGTTGTGGCTGATGATGGCCTTTCCCGTGTCGTTCGTTCATGGACAGGAGAAGGAGTCAGCTCAGCAAACCGACTCATCCTCAAGGGGGGGGTACAGGTTATAACCGGTCATGTCTGTGACAAACAAGGAGTTCCGATCATCGGTGCAAGCATCGCCTGCCAACGAACAGGGGCCGGAGTCGTCACCGATGTGAACGGAAACTTTACCCTCAAAATAAAGACCAAACGAGACCAGGAGACGCTCGTAATCTCCTATCTGGGCATGAAACGCCAGAATCAGGTAATCAATTTCGCCCAGATCAAACAACCTCTGAAGTTCGTCATGGAGGAGGACACAACCTCGATCGATCAGGTCGTCGTGACGGGTATCTACAACCGAACCAAGGAGAGCTTTACCGGCTCGTATGCAACCTACGACGTTAAGGAACTGAAAAATGCCGGTAACATCAACATCATTCAGAGTCTGAAGACAATCGACCCGTCCTTCGCTCTGCTCGAAAACAACATGTTCGGATCCGACCCCAACCAGTTGGCCGATGTCGAGATCCGCGGAAAAACAAGCATCGTCGGATTCAAGGAGGTGTTCGGGGAAGACCCGAACCAGCCGCTGTTCATCCTCGACGGTTTCGAAACAACCCTCCAGACCATCATGGACCTGAGCCTGGACCGGGTGGCATCGGTGACCGTGCTGAAGGACGCCGCATCTACGGCCATCTACGGCGCCAAGGCCGCAAACGGTGTCGTGGTCGTCGAAACCAAATCCCCGGAACCCGGACGCCTGCGCGTCTCCTACAGCGGCAACTTCGATATCTCGTTCGCCGACCTGAGCGACTACAACCTGATGAACGCCCGGGAAAAACTGGAATTCGAAAGACTGGCCGGCCGCTTCGAATCCAACCTGGTGGCCAGCGAAGGTATGCTGCAGCAACGCTACAACGATCTGCTGGCGGAAGTGGAACGAGGCGTGGACACGTATTGGATGTCGGAACCCCTCCGGCTGGGTCTTAACCAGCGACACAACCTCTATGTCGAGGGTGGCGACGAACGAATGCGTTACGGAGTCGGCCTCAACCTCAACAATCAGCAGGGTGTCATGAAAAACTCCGACCGCCGGGTGTTCAGCGGAAACGTCGACCTGCTCTACCGCGTCGGCAAACTGAGTTTCTCGAACAAACTGACGATCGACGCTACCAACCTGAGCAATCCGGTGGTTCCATTCTCGGAATACGCCGAAGCAAACCCCTATTATCGGAAATACAACGAAACCGGGGGTATCGACCAGTGGCTCGAAGCCCGCACGTACAGCAATCCCGCCAATGTCGGCTATACCGAAATCTGGGTCGGGAATCCCCTGTGGAACGATTCGCAGAACAGTTATGACAAGGGAAACGGACTCTCCGTACAGAACAATTTCCAGTTGGAATACCGACCGCTCGACTATCTGTACGTCAGAGGTCGCTTCAGCGTCCAGAAAAGCATCGACGAAACCGAAGCTTTCACCTCCCCGACGGACACGCAGTTCGATGGCGAAGACCTCCTGATGAAAGGCTGGTACCGAAACGATTCGGACAAAGGAATCAACTACAACGGGGACCTGACGGTCACTTTCGGTAAACTGTTCGACGAAAAACATCAGGTGAATGCCGTGCTGGGTTCGAGCATCTCGGAGGCCACCAGCGTGACCAAAGGGTTTGAGGCTATCGGGTTCCCGGAAGGCGACTTCACGACTCCCGCCTTCTCGAATCAGTACGCCGAAGGCGGAAAACCCAGCTACTCCGACTACAAAAAACGAAGCGCCAGCTTCTACTTCAACGGAAACTACTCGTTCGATAACCGCTACCTGCTCGATGTCAACCTGCGCTCGGACGGTTCGTCGGTGTTCGGAACGAACAAGCGCTTTACAACAACCTGGGCCGTCGGTGTGGCCTGGAACCTCCACAATGAACCCTTCCTGAAGAATCTCACCGACGCATTCTCGATGTTCAAACTCCGATCGTCGATCGGTAACCCCGGAAACCAGAACTTCGGATCGTTTACCTCGATTACCACCTACCGGTTCAACAACTGGATGATGAACAATTTCGGCACCGGATTGTTGATCAACGATTTCGGAGACCCGGATCTCGACTGGCAGAAG is a genomic window containing:
- a CDS encoding DUF2188 domain-containing protein: MVPHDSPLVVREERNQRETVITRTRQEAIEIAREIARSRRSELLIHRPNGQIRDRDSYGNNPYPPQG
- a CDS encoding AAA family ATPase, which produces MSIICNQKGGVGKPALTTLLASYLHYVCKCKVLVVDCDYPQWSIYTQRIPRTRSFRLHRLLQLESLRKLTNSELSTYCIFVGALNLIKKALLPTLES
- a CDS encoding SusC/RagA family TonB-linked outer membrane protein, coding for MADRRRVVADDGLSRVVRSWTGEGVSSANRLILKGGVQVITGHVCDKQGVPIIGASIACQRTGAGVVTDVNGNFTLKIKTKRDQETLVISYLGMKRQNQVINFAQIKQPLKFVMEEDTTSIDQVVVTGIYNRTKESFTGSYATYDVKELKNAGNINIIQSLKTIDPSFALLENNMFGSDPNQLADVEIRGKTSIVGFKEVFGEDPNQPLFILDGFETTLQTIMDLSLDRVASVTVLKDAASTAIYGAKAANGVVVVETKSPEPGRLRVSYSGNFDISFADLSDYNLMNAREKLEFERLAGRFESNLVASEGMLQQRYNDLLAEVERGVDTYWMSEPLRLGLNQRHNLYVEGGDERMRYGVGLNLNNQQGVMKNSDRRVFSGNVDLLYRVGKLSFSNKLTIDATNLSNPVVPFSEYAEANPYYRKYNETGGIDQWLEARTYSNPANVGYTEIWVGNPLWNDSQNSYDKGNGLSVQNNFQLEYRPLDYLYVRGRFSVQKSIDETEAFTSPTDTQFDGEDLLMKGWYRNDSDKGINYNGDLTVTFGKLFDEKHQVNAVLGSSISEATSVTKGFEAIGFPEGDFTTPAFSNQYAEGGKPSYSDYKKRSASFYFNGNYSFDNRYLLDVNLRSDGSSVFGTNKRFTTTWAVGVAWNLHNEPFLKNLTDAFSMFKLRSSIGNPGNQNFGSFTSITTYRFNNWMMNNFGTGLLINDFGDPDLDWQKTINLNVGIDLSIRNRLHLTFDYYNKHTDPLLASVGIPLSVGTSSRLMNIGQQINKGFDGSIRYAILYRPEQRINWTVGVDFRHNRAYYDGIGDKLSQYNAENQTKSLMRYYDGGSPTALYAVRSEGIDPATGREIFLTASGKRTFTHSYNDEVLVGDTNPDMEGTINSSLYWKGFSCSFYLRYSWGADQFNSTLYNKVENISEEGLKVNQDKRALYDRWQKPGDIAQFKGISLTEYTPMSSRFVQKNNYIELESVRVSYEFQQKWMSKVGISGLILSAYMNDICRFSSIEDERGISYPFARSVSLSLTVNF